A single region of the Rhizobium sp. NLR16a genome encodes:
- a CDS encoding GNAT family N-acetyltransferase translates to MSDIRILSAEEARASIPALSEVLADCVTGGASVGFMQPYGPEDAERYWLDVADSVAGGGSLLVVAELDGRIVGTVQVGAALMPNQPHRGDLKKLLVHRSARGRGLARLLMEAAEREAAARGKTLLVLDTATGSDAEAIYPRLGWQRVGVIPDYALWPEGGFCDTTLFYKRLA, encoded by the coding sequence ATGTCTGACATTCGCATCCTTTCCGCCGAGGAGGCCCGCGCTTCCATTCCGGCCCTCTCGGAAGTGCTGGCCGATTGCGTCACGGGCGGCGCCTCCGTCGGCTTCATGCAGCCCTATGGACCTGAAGATGCCGAGCGCTATTGGCTGGACGTTGCCGATTCGGTTGCCGGCGGCGGCAGCCTGCTTGTTGTCGCCGAACTCGATGGCCGGATCGTCGGCACGGTGCAGGTGGGCGCCGCGCTGATGCCGAACCAGCCGCATCGCGGCGATCTGAAGAAGCTCCTGGTGCATCGTTCCGCCCGCGGGCGCGGCCTTGCCCGGCTGCTGATGGAAGCCGCCGAACGCGAGGCGGCCGCCCGCGGCAAGACCCTGCTCGTGCTCGATACGGCAACCGGCAGCGATGCCGAGGCGATCTATCCGCGCCTGGGCTGGCAGCGCGTCGGCGTCATCCCCGATTATGCTCTGTGGCCGGAAGGCGGCTTCTGCGACACCACCTTGTTCTACAAGCGGCTCGCCTGA
- a CDS encoding XRE family transcriptional regulator, with translation MERELEQAIGIRIRTLRLQKGLTLDELAEASGVSRAMISRIERAEASPTASLLARVCAALGLSLSAFFAEEGQQASPLARRQEQQVWRDPETGYLRRAVSAPGTGSAVDIVEVEFPPGARVSFPPHAASHDMTQHVWLFDGELEMTAGEAVYRLRPGDCLFMPVGEGHSFHNPGHAPARYCVVLDRGGR, from the coding sequence ATGGAACGGGAACTCGAACAGGCGATCGGTATCCGCATTCGCACATTGCGGCTGCAAAAGGGCCTGACGCTGGATGAGCTTGCCGAGGCGTCGGGCGTCAGCCGCGCGATGATCTCGCGCATCGAGCGGGCGGAGGCGAGCCCGACCGCCTCGCTGCTGGCAAGGGTCTGTGCCGCGCTCGGCCTGTCGCTGTCAGCCTTCTTTGCAGAGGAGGGGCAGCAGGCCTCGCCGCTGGCACGCCGGCAGGAGCAGCAGGTCTGGCGTGATCCGGAGACCGGTTATCTCAGGCGCGCGGTATCGGCGCCCGGCACCGGCTCTGCCGTCGATATCGTCGAAGTCGAATTTCCACCCGGCGCTCGCGTCAGCTTCCCACCGCATGCGGCATCCCATGACATGACGCAACATGTCTGGCTCTTCGACGGCGAGTTGGAGATGACGGCGGGTGAGGCGGTCTACCGGCTGCGTCCAGGCGATTGCCTTTTCATGCCCGTCGGCGAGGGCCATTCCTTTCATAACCCGGGTCATGCGCCGGCGCGCTATTGCGTCGTGCTCGATCGCGGCGGCCGATGA
- the tenA gene encoding thiaminase II, which produces MDGSMHNTEITGSFTAAAWERIKPLMAEIEQLPLLERLSDGTLPPEVFRHYILQDAIYLKHYARCLAIVAAKAPDNAQVLRFLSSAQKAITVEQGLHAGFLSQFGISSADVTAAEPSPSCFAYTNFLLATAYHSSYAVALSAILPCFWIYMHVGEGIKGRPAIDGNVFQAWINTYGDPQFAAGAREVIALTDIAARAASETERAAMMDVFVRASQYEWMFWDSAWRLETWPI; this is translated from the coding sequence ATGGACGGCAGCATGCATAACACCGAAATCACGGGAAGCTTCACGGCCGCCGCCTGGGAGCGGATCAAGCCTCTTATGGCCGAGATCGAGCAACTGCCGCTCCTGGAACGGCTTTCGGACGGCACGCTGCCCCCGGAGGTTTTCCGTCACTATATCCTGCAGGACGCAATCTATCTGAAGCATTATGCCCGGTGCCTCGCCATCGTCGCGGCAAAGGCGCCCGACAATGCACAGGTGCTGCGCTTCCTCAGTTCGGCGCAGAAGGCCATCACCGTCGAGCAGGGCCTGCATGCGGGCTTCCTCTCGCAATTCGGCATTTCGAGCGCGGACGTGACGGCCGCCGAGCCCTCGCCTTCCTGCTTCGCCTATACGAATTTCCTTCTGGCGACCGCCTATCACAGCTCCTATGCCGTTGCGCTTTCGGCCATCCTGCCCTGCTTCTGGATCTACATGCATGTCGGCGAAGGCATCAAAGGCAGGCCGGCAATCGATGGCAATGTCTTCCAGGCCTGGATCAACACCTATGGCGATCCGCAATTTGCAGCCGGCGCCCGCGAGGTGATCGCGCTGACCGATATCGCCGCACGCGCCGCATCGGAGACGGAACGTGCCGCGATGATGGACGTTTTCGTGCGCGCCTCGCAATATGAATGGATGTTCTGGGATTCGGCCTGGCGGCTGGAGACCTGGCCGATCTGA
- the lepA gene encoding translation elongation factor 4, whose translation MARMSTNSTTPLSHIRNFSIVAHIDHGKSTLADRLIQTTGGLAEREMSEQVLDNMEIERERGITIKAQTVRLHYQANNGEKYILNLIDTPGHVDFAYEVSRSLSACEGSLLVVDASQGVEAQTLANVYQAIDNNHELVTVLNKIDLPAAEPDRIKEQIEEVIGIDASEAVLISAKTGLGIPDVLEAIVHKLPAPKSPGGEKAPLKALLVDSWYDTYLGVMVLVRVIDGVLTKGQTIRMMGTDAKYQVERVGVLTPKMVNVDSLGPGEIGFITASIKEVADTRVGDTITEDKRPTAEALPGFKPAQPVVFCGLFPVDAADFEDLRAAMGKLRLNDASFSFEMESSAALGFGFRCGFLGLLHLEIIQERLEREFDLDLIATAPSVVYQLTMTDGSERELHNPADMPDVVKIAEIREPWIKATIMTPDDYLGGILKLCQDRRGIQTELTYVGTRAMVTYELPLNEVVFDFYDRLKSISKGYASFDYHLEGYRAGNLVKMSILVNGEPVDALSMLVHRMAAEKRGRDMCERLKELIPKHMFKIPIQAAIGGNVIARETISALRKDVTAKCYGGDATRKRKLLDKQKEGKKRMRQFGKVEIPQEAFIAALKMGDE comes from the coding sequence ATGGCGCGCATGAGCACCAATTCGACCACTCCGCTGTCCCATATCCGCAACTTCTCGATCGTGGCCCATATCGACCACGGCAAATCGACGCTGGCCGACCGCCTGATCCAGACGACGGGCGGACTTGCCGAGCGCGAAATGTCCGAGCAGGTGCTCGACAATATGGAGATCGAGCGTGAGCGCGGCATCACCATCAAGGCCCAGACCGTGCGCCTGCACTACCAGGCAAACAACGGCGAGAAATACATTCTCAACCTGATCGACACGCCCGGCCACGTCGACTTTGCCTATGAAGTCTCGCGGTCGCTGTCAGCATGCGAAGGCTCGCTGCTCGTCGTCGACGCCAGCCAAGGCGTCGAAGCGCAGACGCTCGCCAACGTCTACCAGGCGATCGACAACAACCACGAACTCGTCACCGTCCTCAACAAGATCGACCTGCCGGCCGCCGAACCCGACCGCATCAAGGAACAGATCGAGGAAGTGATCGGTATCGACGCTTCCGAGGCCGTGCTGATCTCGGCCAAGACCGGCCTCGGCATTCCCGACGTGCTGGAAGCGATCGTCCATAAGCTGCCGGCGCCGAAGAGCCCGGGCGGCGAGAAGGCGCCGCTGAAGGCGCTGCTCGTCGACAGCTGGTACGACACCTATCTCGGCGTCATGGTTCTCGTGCGCGTCATCGACGGCGTGCTGACCAAGGGCCAGACGATCCGCATGATGGGCACCGATGCGAAATATCAGGTGGAGCGCGTCGGCGTGCTGACGCCGAAGATGGTCAATGTCGACAGCCTCGGCCCCGGCGAGATCGGCTTCATCACCGCCTCGATCAAGGAAGTGGCCGATACGCGTGTCGGCGATACGATTACCGAAGACAAGCGCCCGACCGCGGAAGCCCTGCCGGGCTTCAAGCCGGCGCAGCCGGTCGTCTTCTGCGGCCTTTTTCCGGTCGATGCCGCCGATTTCGAAGACCTGCGCGCCGCCATGGGCAAGCTTCGCCTCAACGACGCCTCCTTCTCCTTCGAGATGGAATCGTCGGCAGCCCTCGGCTTCGGCTTCCGCTGCGGCTTCCTCGGCCTGCTGCATCTCGAAATCATCCAGGAGCGCCTGGAGCGTGAGTTCGACCTCGACCTCATCGCCACCGCGCCTTCCGTAGTCTATCAGCTGACGATGACCGACGGCAGCGAGCGCGAACTGCACAATCCGGCCGATATGCCCGATGTCGTCAAGATTGCCGAAATCCGCGAGCCCTGGATCAAGGCGACGATCATGACGCCGGACGATTATCTCGGCGGCATCCTGAAGCTCTGCCAGGACCGCCGCGGCATCCAGACCGAGCTGACCTATGTCGGCACCCGGGCGATGGTGACCTACGAACTGCCGCTCAACGAGGTGGTCTTCGACTTCTACGACCGGCTGAAATCGATCTCCAAGGGCTACGCATCCTTCGACTATCACCTCGAAGGCTACCGCGCAGGCAACCTCGTGAAGATGTCGATCCTTGTCAATGGCGAGCCGGTCGATGCGCTCTCGATGCTCGTGCATCGCATGGCAGCCGAAAAGCGCGGCCGCGACATGTGCGAGCGGCTGAAGGAGCTGATCCCGAAGCACATGTTCAAGATCCCGATCCAGGCGGCGATCGGCGGCAACGTCATTGCCCGCGAGACCATCTCGGCCCTGCGCAAGGATGTGACGGCCAAGTGCTACGGCGGCGACGCCACCCGCAAGCGCAAGCTGCTCGACAAGCAGAAGGAAGGCAAGAAGCGCATGCGCCAGTTCGGCAAGGTGGAGATTCCGCAGGAAGCCTTCATCGCCGCGCTCAAGATGGGCGATGAATAA
- a CDS encoding type II toxin-antitoxin system CcdA family antitoxin, whose protein sequence is MGHQARKAANLSLDEGLVSQARELKINISRAAEEGIAKAIKAERERLWRIENAEAIRLENEYVEKHGLPLAKYRQF, encoded by the coding sequence ATGGGTCATCAGGCGAGAAAAGCAGCGAATCTTTCACTTGATGAAGGCCTCGTTTCCCAGGCCCGCGAGCTCAAGATCAACATATCCAGGGCGGCGGAAGAAGGTATCGCGAAAGCGATAAAGGCGGAACGCGAGCGGCTGTGGCGGATCGAGAACGCCGAGGCGATCCGGCTCGAAAACGAATATGTCGAAAAACACGGCCTGCCGCTCGCCAAGTACCGTCAGTTTTAG
- a CDS encoding CcdB family protein, with the protein MARFHVYRLKSGNVLAVDLQANLLDDLPSRVMVPLHPVQELTWTISRLNPRFLIENEPYVMATQRMASVPTSEIGEAVTDLSGKSDAIIGAMDFLFQGF; encoded by the coding sequence ATGGCACGCTTTCACGTCTATCGCCTGAAAAGTGGGAATGTCCTTGCCGTCGACCTTCAAGCCAATCTGCTTGACGATCTGCCTTCAAGAGTCATGGTTCCTTTGCATCCAGTCCAGGAATTGACTTGGACGATCTCGCGACTGAACCCACGCTTTCTCATTGAGAATGAACCATACGTGATGGCCACCCAGCGCATGGCGTCTGTCCCGACATCGGAAATTGGAGAAGCCGTCACAGATCTATCGGGCAAAAGCGATGCCATCATCGGCGCCATGGACTTTCTCTTCCAAGGCTTCTGA
- a CDS encoding GFA family protein has product MTSPNLPMEGGCRCGRVRLKISAPPLLTMACHCTGCQKMTASAYSLSAAIPSEGFEVTKGAPVIGGLHGATKHYFCPHCMSWMFTRPEGMDWFVNLRVTMLDDPSWFTPFIETWTSEKLSFAETGAVYSYEALPEMDAYEGLVKEYMSRG; this is encoded by the coding sequence ATGACATCACCGAATTTGCCCATGGAAGGCGGCTGCCGTTGCGGCCGGGTGCGCTTGAAGATCAGCGCTCCGCCGCTGCTCACCATGGCCTGCCATTGCACGGGCTGCCAGAAGATGACGGCGAGCGCCTACTCGCTGAGTGCTGCCATCCCCAGCGAGGGCTTCGAGGTTACCAAGGGCGCGCCTGTTATCGGCGGGCTGCACGGCGCCACCAAGCATTATTTCTGCCCGCATTGCATGAGCTGGATGTTCACCCGGCCGGAAGGCATGGACTGGTTCGTCAATCTGCGCGTCACCATGCTCGACGACCCGAGCTGGTTCACGCCCTTCATCGAGACATGGACGAGCGAGAAGCTGTCGTTTGCCGAGACAGGAGCGGTGTATAGTTACGAAGCGCTACCCGAGATGGACGCCTATGAGGGGTTGGTGAAGGAGTATATGAGCAGGGGATAA
- a CDS encoding sugar O-acetyltransferase: MTLSEREKMAAGEWYCCLDDELDHLRRQARLAVHAHNTLPPDERGPAAPALSALFARAASDIFIEAPFHCSYGINIVLGERVYVNAGCTILDSGSVTIGDRTMFGPGVQIYCAEHHNDPALRGAGIEIARPVAIGSDVWIGGGAIILGGVTIGDGSIVGAGAVVTKDVPTGATVVGNPARPINRV, from the coding sequence ATGACACTAAGCGAACGCGAGAAGATGGCGGCGGGTGAGTGGTATTGCTGCCTTGACGATGAGCTCGATCACCTGCGCCGGCAGGCGCGGCTCGCCGTCCACGCCCACAATACGCTGCCGCCGGACGAGCGCGGCCCCGCTGCCCCCGCCCTCAGCGCGCTTTTTGCACGGGCCGCCTCCGATATCTTTATCGAAGCGCCGTTTCACTGCTCCTATGGCATCAATATCGTTCTCGGCGAGCGCGTCTATGTCAATGCCGGCTGCACCATCCTCGATTCCGGCAGCGTGACGATCGGCGATCGCACCATGTTCGGCCCCGGCGTGCAGATCTATTGCGCCGAGCATCACAATGACCCTGCGCTTCGCGGCGCGGGGATCGAGATCGCCCGGCCGGTCGCAATCGGCAGCGACGTCTGGATCGGCGGCGGCGCCATCATTCTCGGTGGCGTGACGATTGGCGATGGCTCGATCGTCGGTGCTGGTGCCGTGGTGACGAAGGATGTGCCGACGGGCGCAACGGTGGTTGGCAATCCCGCGCGTCCGATAAACCGCGTTTGA
- a CDS encoding type 1 glutamine amidotransferase has product MRVAVVENMRNTGLGALATALDEAGAEIEWFRVWRDGILPKDISGHDALVVLGGEQSALDDETHPYLPELARLARRFGDAGKAVLGICLGSQILARAYGADNHLGTAREFGWHSIDVTDEGRADPLLSALGGEFTIFEWHADTFSLPAGAVRLATSAVAENQAFRIGRAVYGTQFHFEADRMVVEQWKAEFPDTIERIAPGWLESYAELTARHAGDADAAGLAIARAWVGQIEQQEVEMLSQVPA; this is encoded by the coding sequence ATGCGAGTCGCAGTCGTCGAAAATATGCGCAACACCGGCCTCGGCGCGCTTGCCACGGCGCTCGACGAGGCGGGTGCTGAGATCGAGTGGTTCCGGGTCTGGCGGGATGGCATCCTGCCGAAAGACATATCCGGTCATGACGCGCTGGTCGTTCTCGGCGGCGAGCAAAGCGCGCTGGATGACGAGACGCATCCCTATCTGCCGGAGCTCGCCCGGCTCGCGCGCCGTTTCGGCGATGCCGGCAAGGCCGTGCTCGGCATCTGCCTCGGCAGCCAGATTCTTGCGCGCGCCTATGGCGCCGACAACCATCTCGGAACCGCCCGCGAATTCGGCTGGCACAGCATCGACGTCACCGATGAAGGCCGGGCCGATCCGCTGCTCTCGGCGCTTGGCGGCGAATTCACCATCTTCGAGTGGCATGCCGACACCTTTTCCCTGCCTGCAGGCGCCGTTCGTCTCGCGACAAGCGCTGTCGCCGAAAATCAGGCCTTCCGCATCGGCCGCGCCGTCTACGGCACCCAATTTCATTTCGAGGCCGATAGAATGGTTGTCGAGCAGTGGAAGGCGGAATTCCCTGACACGATAGAACGCATCGCGCCCGGCTGGCTGGAAAGCTATGCCGAGCTGACTGCGCGGCATGCTGGTGACGCCGATGCCGCTGGCCTTGCCATCGCCCGTGCCTGGGTCGGGCAGATCGAACAGCAAGAGGTCGAGATGCTGTCGCAGGTCCCGGCTTGA
- a CDS encoding SelT/SelW/SelH family protein, producing the protein MTEKARVSILYCTQCNWLLRAAWMAQELLSTFSDSLGEVALIPGTGGNFEIRINGDLLWERKRDGGFPGPKELKQRVRDIIEPGRDLGHVDRVSHES; encoded by the coding sequence ATGACCGAAAAAGCCCGCGTCTCGATCCTCTACTGCACCCAGTGCAACTGGCTGCTGCGCGCCGCCTGGATGGCGCAGGAGCTGTTGAGCACCTTTTCCGACAGTCTCGGCGAGGTGGCGCTGATCCCGGGCACCGGCGGCAATTTCGAAATCCGCATCAATGGGGATCTCCTCTGGGAGCGTAAGCGCGACGGCGGCTTTCCCGGGCCGAAGGAGCTCAAGCAACGCGTCCGCGACATCATCGAGCCCGGCCGCGATCTCGGCCATGTCGACCGCGTGTCGCACGAAAGCTGA
- a CDS encoding BA14K family protein has product MPAPRTLLLASLLAVLSPAMAAADSLNVGRPGLGSVNTGSTLCDFRGCFGFGPQQWHRPAYVQPNYRPRGAGPTYYLPGAAGRPQLTYDPPPVPRVQPKQVNKHIAWCTNEYRSYNPRTDHFLTYEGVYRVCRSPYR; this is encoded by the coding sequence ATGCCCGCTCCTCGCACGCTTCTGCTCGCCAGCCTCTTGGCCGTTCTGTCGCCCGCAATGGCAGCCGCCGATTCGCTGAATGTGGGTAGGCCTGGCCTCGGCTCGGTCAACACGGGATCGACGCTCTGCGATTTTCGTGGCTGCTTCGGCTTCGGGCCGCAGCAATGGCATCGCCCCGCGTATGTTCAGCCAAATTACCGTCCGAGGGGCGCGGGGCCGACCTATTACCTGCCGGGCGCGGCGGGGCGGCCGCAGCTCACCTATGATCCGCCGCCGGTGCCCCGTGTGCAGCCGAAGCAGGTGAATAAGCACATCGCCTGGTGCACCAATGAATACCGTTCTTATAATCCGCGGACGGATCACTTCCTCACCTATGAAGGCGTCTACAGGGTCTGCCGCTCGCCCTATCGCTGA
- a CDS encoding DUF982 domain-containing protein, which translates to MQWNASANFAPLVLFLGGRRRVVKTLRDAAEVLIIDWPFDDGEEYVAAVKACDDAIAGEAGLEELRELLLRAAREAGITALSVISESGKTTPHMAA; encoded by the coding sequence ATGCAATGGAACGCATCGGCGAATTTTGCGCCTCTTGTCCTCTTTCTTGGCGGCCGGCGAAGGGTCGTCAAGACGCTCCGAGACGCAGCCGAAGTTCTGATAATAGATTGGCCGTTCGACGATGGAGAGGAATATGTCGCGGCCGTAAAGGCTTGCGACGATGCCATCGCCGGGGAGGCCGGCTTGGAGGAATTGAGGGAATTGCTTCTTCGCGCCGCCAGGGAAGCCGGCATTACGGCTTTGTCGGTCATATCGGAGAGCGGGAAGACGACCCCCCATATGGCGGCGTGA
- a CDS encoding GumC family protein → MSQYDRNRVSRLPGWRSYEPSPTASEGVRPRSPVVRPDDFARPEPEPAPPPFVPPSARVAEIRRSEQPPPAAVEPPAAMEPPAAPERPAANVPLQSTAAPLLDLRSSIAAIWSRRLVVFVLALVGAVGGGAVAPLIGQKFTAVSSLYFDPRQIGLAEAGAQSSGPSPEMISALIDSQVQILTSGNVLRRVVEAMKLDQDPEFNGGRTDGAAVIGALQKALVITRQTGTYVVSLAATTNDPEKSARLANQVVTSFTEEENSASNGLYENTSSTLDGRLADLRQKVLEAEQAVETFRADNDMAATEGNLISDQRLVSLNTLLVTAQEKTIQAKARADAVANLRVEDIVAGNQAEGGVTSPLVSLRQQYAAQAAAVGSLESQMGTRHPRLQAARSSLQSIAGEIRGELQRLATSAKGEYEQAKAAEDSIAKELAVQKALQATVSDKQVELNELQRKATAARDIYETVLKRSSQTSEEQNLSQSNIRVISPAEPPVKADGPGKKILMVAGIIGGLLAGFFVGAAFAILAGLFGHPVIRGYFRKSPAAAA, encoded by the coding sequence ATGAGCCAGTATGACAGGAACAGGGTAAGCCGGCTGCCCGGCTGGCGGAGTTACGAGCCGTCTCCGACTGCGTCGGAAGGCGTGCGCCCGCGCAGTCCCGTCGTTCGTCCCGATGATTTCGCCCGTCCCGAGCCCGAGCCAGCCCCTCCGCCTTTCGTGCCGCCCTCGGCACGGGTTGCAGAAATCCGTCGATCCGAGCAGCCGCCGCCCGCTGCAGTCGAACCGCCTGCGGCCATGGAACCGCCTGCGGCCCCAGAGAGGCCTGCGGCCAATGTGCCGCTGCAGAGCACAGCCGCCCCGCTTCTCGATCTCCGCTCCAGCATCGCGGCGATCTGGAGCCGCCGGCTGGTGGTATTTGTGCTGGCCCTTGTCGGAGCCGTTGGGGGTGGCGCGGTGGCGCCGCTGATCGGCCAGAAATTCACAGCCGTCAGCAGCCTTTATTTCGATCCGCGTCAGATCGGCCTGGCCGAGGCCGGCGCGCAATCTTCGGGCCCATCGCCGGAAATGATCTCGGCGCTGATCGACAGCCAGGTGCAGATTCTGACCTCGGGCAACGTGCTGCGCCGCGTCGTCGAGGCGATGAAGCTCGACCAGGATCCGGAATTCAACGGCGGCAGGACGGATGGCGCGGCCGTGATCGGCGCCCTGCAGAAGGCGCTTGTTATTACCCGCCAGACCGGCACCTATGTCGTTTCGCTCGCCGCGACGACCAACGATCCCGAGAAATCGGCACGGCTTGCCAACCAGGTGGTCACCTCCTTTACCGAGGAGGAAAACAGCGCCTCGAACGGCCTCTACGAAAACACCTCCTCGACGCTGGACGGACGCCTTGCCGACCTGCGCCAGAAGGTGCTGGAGGCCGAGCAGGCGGTCGAAACCTTCCGGGCCGACAACGACATGGCCGCGACCGAAGGCAACCTGATCTCCGACCAGCGCCTCGTCTCGCTGAACACGCTCTTGGTGACGGCGCAGGAAAAGACCATCCAGGCGAAGGCCCGCGCCGATGCCGTCGCCAATCTGCGCGTCGAAGACATCGTTGCCGGCAACCAGGCGGAGGGCGGCGTCACCTCGCCGCTCGTCAGCCTGCGTCAGCAATATGCTGCCCAGGCCGCCGCCGTCGGCAGCCTCGAAAGCCAGATGGGCACGCGTCATCCGCGCCTGCAGGCGGCGCGCTCCTCGCTGCAGAGCATAGCAGGCGAAATCAGGGGCGAATTGCAGCGCCTCGCCACCTCGGCAAAGGGCGAATATGAGCAGGCCAAGGCCGCTGAGGACAGCATTGCCAAGGAGCTTGCCGTTCAGAAGGCGCTGCAGGCAACCGTCTCCGACAAGCAGGTGGAACTGAACGAGTTGCAGCGCAAGGCGACGGCGGCGCGCGATATCTACGAAACGGTGCTCAAGCGCTCCAGCCAGACGAGCGAGGAGCAGAACCTCAGCCAGAGCAACATCCGCGTCATCTCGCCGGCTGAGCCGCCGGTCAAGGCCGACGGCCCGGGCAAGAAGATCCTGATGGTCGCCGGCATCATCGGCGGCTTGCTGGCCGGGTTCTTCGTCGGCGCCGCCTTTGCCATTCTCGCCGGTCTCTTCGGCCACCCCGTCATCAGAGGTTATTTCAGGAAATCGCCCGCCGCGGCGGCTTGA
- a CDS encoding glycoside hydrolase family 5 protein yields the protein MRTTRHLVALLLAAALMPSPVFAAGAPCYRGINLSGGEYSERGAIYGTNYIYPSEQTIRYFAKKGMTIIRLPFRWERLQPALGGRLDEDEFKRIKDTVGLIRKQGMAVLLDPHNFGYYDKAQIGTPPATDAAFADFWARLAVEFANQDGVLFGLMNEPHDIKATDWLDAANAAIRAIRAVGARNLILVPGTAWSGAHSWEEDVIGGANATVMLGVRDPLDFYAYEVHQYLDVDSSGTHATCEGAATAVEAIAGVTAWLKRNHKRGFLGEFGGSADKDCMSGLTKIYATMSDNSDVWLGWSYWAAGEWWPADEPFNVQPGKGPERPQMRLLAASAKADAGACTAVKPAGN from the coding sequence ATGAGGACGACACGCCATCTGGTGGCGCTGCTGCTTGCGGCCGCCCTCATGCCGTCGCCGGTCTTTGCGGCCGGCGCGCCGTGTTATCGCGGCATCAATCTTTCCGGCGGCGAATATAGCGAGCGCGGCGCCATCTACGGCACGAACTACATCTATCCGAGCGAGCAGACGATCCGCTATTTCGCCAAGAAGGGCATGACGATCATTCGGCTGCCCTTCCGCTGGGAGCGGCTGCAGCCGGCGCTAGGCGGGCGGCTGGACGAGGACGAATTCAAGCGGATCAAGGATACGGTCGGCCTGATCCGAAAGCAGGGCATGGCCGTTCTGCTCGACCCGCATAATTTCGGCTATTACGATAAGGCGCAGATCGGCACCCCGCCGGCGACGGACGCCGCATTCGCCGACTTCTGGGCAAGGCTCGCGGTCGAATTCGCCAATCAGGACGGCGTTCTCTTCGGCCTGATGAACGAGCCGCACGACATCAAGGCCACCGACTGGCTCGATGCCGCCAACGCGGCGATCCGCGCCATCCGCGCCGTCGGCGCTCGCAACCTTATCCTCGTGCCAGGCACCGCCTGGAGCGGCGCTCACAGCTGGGAGGAGGATGTGATCGGCGGCGCCAACGCTACGGTGATGCTCGGCGTGCGCGATCCGCTCGATTTCTACGCTTACGAGGTCCACCAATATCTCGACGTCGATTCGTCGGGAACCCATGCCACCTGCGAAGGCGCCGCCACCGCGGTCGAGGCCATCGCCGGCGTCACCGCCTGGCTGAAGCGGAACCATAAACGCGGCTTTCTCGGCGAATTCGGCGGCTCCGCCGATAAGGACTGCATGAGCGGCCTGACCAAGATCTACGCGACCATGTCCGACAATAGCGATGTCTGGCTCGGCTGGTCCTATTGGGCGGCGGGCGAATGGTGGCCGGCGGACGAACCTTTCAACGTTCAGCCGGGCAAGGGCCCCGAGCGACCGCAGATGCGGCTTCTCGCCGCGTCGGCGAAAGCGGACGCCGGCGCCTGCACCGCCGTCAAGCCTGCGGGGAACTGA